The genomic DNA ataatttcttctgattttaaataaaattctgtttactactttgctgtagcaaaagccatataaatgctaattttacagtttcctatttagttctctatcaagtctattttggagcaattcctcataataacaaaaattccaagaaacccacctactacagactgaattgtgcaccccccccccccacacacacacacaattttgatgccgaagccctaatcaccaatgtgatggtatttggaaatgaggtctctgagaggtacttaggtttagatgaggtcagaacggtagggtctccaagacgggatcagcgtctttagaagaagacgaagagagaccagagttctctctccatctctgccatgtgaagacacagcaagaaggtggctgtctgtaagcaaggaagagccctcaccaggaatcagcaccttcatcttggacttaacctccagaactgggagaagtaaatgactgttgtttcagccacctggggttatggtgttttcctagagcagcccacaatgaccaacacactcactcaaaatacccctctgctgtgggcatagttcagaagaactgtgctccaacctcgcataaagaacgtgtgtgatcagaccactgaagtactcagcaactatgaaagagaaagaattttaaaacgtacagatctagatacttccattactaagaaacacagcttaatttcatctcctagtcatggatttataaaccgcgattcttctcacagcctgtggaaactatgacaaaaacctctcagaggagatgtgagaaagagggagagaggagaatcaaataagaagagtccgttttataaaggttagagagttctcttcgaacacaaacctaggtagcacgaatgtgggcagaaatgtcccatcaatcaagtgaatacccactaatccttgagacctaactcaaatgctgtatcctgcaagctcgcgccactccttcccaggcagtcagacataaattactctgtgctcccctttctccatttcagcactgagcaaaaggcactatacttgtttatggatctgtctcttccaccagaccttgaaatcatctagggcagcgtgttactctctccagcacctagaatggtgactggcatgaagcagtttgctcaagtggagccactctgctttgctgaatacaagaggaactctctgtgctatctcacagcttttctgcaaatctgagattattccaaaataaacaggttttttaaaaaaggcaccaggagccagtgtattatcagtaataatcacacctgccttacatgtcacgcaagaagacaccagctactagagagccttgcctcagtgtttttcagacgtgccagcaggagtcagtaaccttacatgtagcaaacttgaaaaacaatgagtaacaaacacttgagacgctaatcctgaccttaactttggtcaaactgtttaactttagtctcagtttgtgaaaagggactagtaattccgaccctacacggctgccgtgctacatgaagtctacagagtatacatcaaatgagctctcctaacgatgttctaatcaatacgtgttagtgaccttccccaggcagtgttgcatctggactaacgcttcaccgcaaaccaggtgcatactgtaactagttccaccggcacggactgtaaagtcccgacacaatcaccattcgggctatgattacctagaaaataatcctacatatgtgtccacagatgccaaccctgccaagatgtcctagtccagaaccccccaacccaataaacaggctattcaaaactcaacgcaagcgcaggggtcagcagctcctggcacccacctccccccgactaagctccagaaagcgggcacgcacactcaggccgtgctcgcccactaggaagaggtgggtatctccagggacgatcccgctgctgccaacagcgacgtgcggcagcctggggtctcccgctagttgctgagagcagctggaccctgagtggccaggaccgtccccttccaggcgtggtgctctcgggcaccagcatcctcaaccgaaggaggcgcgggtggcagcagcgcatcggtgcgctggggaaaacagggcgtgggcgggcagccacggacaccaccgcccggactagaaacccacaccgggcagctccccgcctgggcgcccgcgttccagtcggagaagccaggcggtcagaagcgccccgactgcgtgcaggggtgcgtggggcgcccggggagCCGCTCCCGAGCCGacagcccgggcccgcggggaaacggaggcccgccgggtccccgggagcccggctcgcggagcgagcaggtgacggcgggggcagggcggctgcgacgccgcgcgggcggcgggcgggtgttGGGCGAGTCGGGGCGGCgccgggagggaccggcgagcgggggaggggcggaggcggggcgaggagggaggaggaagagcctagggccctggcgggactcccggcgcccagctgcccggcccgagccctcaagccaccgcccccaggccccgcgcagacgctggacggtccccgcctccaaacctccccccaggCCCGGCCAGAAAATAACTTCCCCGTTTGCCGACggaatcgctcctgctggcccctctgacggactcctccggctcgtcgtcttccggagatgaaaccggaagtcccacccctccccaagaggaaaacggaaagccgaaggagtcaatctaaggaaggggagacgcaaacatgaagatattcaaagagatagtcaaaaagaaatgatatactaaaaaactgttttcatagttaATAGTATTACAGGTACAAAATTAGGTTCTGTCTCATCtaccattaaaatagttttaaaagcagttatttaaacaatagactgaaacatacatttaataggcatagaacatgaatggatcattttaaaacagagagatgtaaatttttaaaaattagataaagaagtTTGGCCAAAATAGTTCATCAAAAACTGCCAAAAGCAGATTATGAGAGTTTCCATCCATTAAATGAGCAAATACCAAAAATCTAATGCTAATGGTTAGAAGGTGCAGTAAGCTGGACAGCACTCACAAGTGTCAAATGGGTCagactttctgaaaagcaattcagtTGTATCTAAGAACAACTTTAAAACCTCATCATTCACTTTGAAACCCAGTATGTCTACTTCTAGGGGCctgtcctaagaaaataatatgaaaaggttGCAATGATGTATACAAAAAGATGTCCACCACAGggtcatatataaaagtaaaaaactgaacaaccaacgtaacaagcattaaaaaatggtcatataAACCAACATATGCATGCATACGAAGTATTATACTgccataaaaatatctaccaagaatatctaatgacaaagaaaaacacttctcacatgattttaaccaaaagcagattttaaaatattatgcatagcACATTCAGTTGTGTaatacccccccaaaaaatcaaaatattaaagtggatatgggtaattttttttcagattcattagaatttattaattcctCTCAATTTCCTACAACGAGCATATAATGCCTTGACAACaaaatttagaactatttttaaagaggtttgggggctggcccggtggtgcagcagttaactgtgcacgttctgctttggcggcccagggtttgccagtttggatcatgggtgcaaatatggcaccgcttggcaaaagccatgctgtggtaggtgtcccacatataaagtggaggaagatgggcacagatgttagctcagggccagtcttcctcagcacaaagaggaggattggcagcagatgttagctcagggctgatcttcctcaatttggaaaaaaaaaaaaaagaggtttggtttttttttctttcacttcatataCTTCTGGTACAAAATACTAAGCTTCTAACAAACCAAACCTTTCACAAATAACAGCTACGAAGTctggataaaatactaaaaaaataactatgtgatggctctggagactaaacaaaagctGGAAGTTTTTAGTGTGGAGTCAAGGCCCAAAGCAAGCAAATGGCAAAAGGTAATCCAGCACGCCTCCCCTTTTGGGAGGCTTTACCCAGAGGATATCCAGGGTCGGAGACCACTGACGAAAGACAGGCAgctaaatcacaagggaaaaaccaGTTGTACTTCTGGATCAGAGGGAAAGTGTCCGAATGCAATGATAGCCACAGAAGAGTAAGAAGTAAATACCATAAAGGAGAGAGCTAAAGGAACACCTGAATCTATGAATAAACCCAGAAAACATAAACCATGTATgaacaagagtgaaagcagattGCAATTAAACACCAGGAATGAGATAGGAGTGGCTGACTACTGCAGACATGACAGATAACGATGTGGTCGTAGTCAAGTCATCCgcctgctaaaatgaaaacaccaacaatatttaaagcaacacaacaaaatccagagaccacacaacataaaattcaaaatgaccaaaattacttgagttaggaagagtcagaaaaccgtgtccaaatctcaagcaaaaagatgtatGGCAAACATGATGGTCAAaatgatggaattattttaaaagaaccataCAGTAGCTGTTACAACAATATTaagtgaagtaaagaaaatatgtttgaaacaaatggaaaaaaaaataataaatttcagcaaagaaataaacattattctttaaaaagccacatgttaatgtcagaaacaaaagataaaatatttagaataaaaaaaggggcttaataacaaa from Equus caballus isolate H_3958 breed thoroughbred unplaced genomic scaffold, TB-T2T haplotype2-0000793, whole genome shotgun sequence includes the following:
- the LOC138922401 gene encoding uncharacterized protein: MFIHSVFYCELQKNARLTPSAFRFPLGEGWDFRFHLRKTTSRRSPSEGPAGAIPSANGEVIFWPGLGGGLEAGTVQRLRGAWGRWLEGSGRAAGRRESRQGPRLFLLPPRPASAPPPLAGPSRRRPDSPNTRPPPARRRSRPAPAVTCSLREPGSRGPGGPPFPRGPGLSARERLPGRPTHPCTQSGRF